From the genome of Desulfovibrio sp. JY:
GCGGCGTCTCCCCGGCGAGCGCCTCGGCCAGACCGGGTCCGGCCGGCAGGCCGGCCACGGCGTAAAGGCCCGGCTGGCGCAGGTCGGCGTCGACGACCAGGGTCGCCCGTCCGCTTCGGGCCACGGTCCGGCCCAGATCGAGGGCCAGCCCGTAGGCTGCGGCCGGGGCCACGGTCCCGTCGGCAGCGGCCACGACCACCAGACGCGGTCCGCCGTCGTCGGCCCCGGCGGGATACAGCGCCTCGCGCAACCGCCGCAGCGCCTGGGCGCGGGCCGCCCGGTCGCGCCTGGGCACGGAGCCAAGCGGCGTCGTGCCCGCCGCCAGCGCCCCGGCCGTCCCGGAAACCGTCTCGTCGGCATAGGCCGCGACCAGGGCGGCCACGACAGCCAGAAATCCGCCGAGGAGCACTCCCACGGCCAGCATCAGCGACAGTTTGGGCCGCATGTAGTCGTTGATCTTGCCCGGAATCGTCGCCGGCTCGACCATATGGGCCAGGGACAGGTCGAGGCCTTCGCCGGCCGCGGCCATGGAGGCCATCTGGTTGAGGCTGTTGACGAACGTCTGCCGCGCATCCACCTTGACCGCCACCAGGGCATCGGCCGCGAGCTTGGCCGGATGGGCCTCGGCTTCCTTCTCCAAAGCGGCGAGCAGGGTCGCGTAGGCCTCGTCCTGGCTTTCGTAGCCGGCGACCTGGGCCGTGTACTCGGCGCCGCGCTCGCTCAAATAGCTGTACGTCGGATCCGTGGACACGGTTTCCGAGCCGAACACCTTTTGCGCCTCGTCCTTGATGATGCGCTTGGCCTCGGCGATCTTGCTTTCGATCTCCTTGACCGCCGGGTGCTCGGCGGTCAGGCGCGTCCTGGCCGAAGCCAGGTCCATGTAAAGGTCGCGCAGGGTCAGCTTGACGGAATCGATCAGGCCCGAGCGCTGGAGGGACTGCGAGGTCTTGCGAAATTCCGGACGCTTGGCCAGCTGGGCCTTGACGTTGGCCAGCATGCCCCGGGCCTTGATGAGGCTCAGGCGATTGGCGTCGCGGTCGGAGGTCAGGGTGTAGTAGCGGGTGACGAGCTGCTCGCCCGCGGTGGAGAGGTCCACGATCTTCTCCCGCCGGCGCAGATCGCGCTGCTCGTTAAGAGCCTGATCGAAGGCGGCCCGGGCCCTGGGCAGCTCCTTGTCCACGGCCTCGGCCAGAAGCCGGCATTCGTCCTGGCGCATGGCCGTTTCGCGGGCGACGAACGACCGGGCCGCGGCGTTGGCCAGGGCGATGGACAGCTCCAGGGAATCGGCCGAAGAGGAAAATTCCAGGATATCGGAATCCTCCATCATGGCCGCCTTGATGTAGGGCCGGGGAAAGAGGAGGTGGACCAGCGACTTGTTGGTCAACTCCTCATAGGTCATGGGCCGCCGCCCCAGGTCCGGGACGAAATGGTCGAGAAGCAAGCGCACGAAAGGGATGAACTCCAGCACTTGGAGCGACTTGCGCTTGCGCGTCAGGTGCAGTTCCCGGATGACGGGCCGCAGCACCGGCACGGTGGCGGCCAGGTCCTCATAGGTGGACCGCTCGGTGTCGGTGAGCGATGCGCTCCCGGTCATGGGGGAATCGAGGGAGATGCGCGAAAGCAGGGAGGCCTTGGTCGAGGAATGATAGAGGTAGACCTTGGCCGAGGAGACATACTGGGTTTCCGTCAGAACGGTCAGCAGGGCCAGCCCGCAGAAAATGACGACAAAGACCCAGGACATGAGCTTGCGGCGTCGCCAGAGCAGGCGCAAAAGCTCGCGCAATTCCATTTATTGCACCGAGATGACCCCGCCCTGGCTGTTGCTTAACACCTCTCCGGCCACGGGTTGGGATTGGGTGACGACGGTTGTGTTCTGGGACTGCGGCCCCTTGAAAAGATCGTCCATCGCGTCCCGCAGCTGCGGCATGAAGATGACGAATCGTTCCGCGTTGACCAGATTGTTGAGCACCGAGCTCATGCGGCTCATGAACTGCTCCACGTTGGCCCAGGTGCTTTTGGGGACATAGAGGATGTCGCCGCCTTCCAGGTAACGATTGAACCCGACCACGCCCTCGCCGAGTTTGGTCCCCAGGCGCATGTCGAGAATATAGGCATGGGGCTTGTCCCCCTGGGGCCGCAACAGCACCACCGTGGACATGCCGGCGTTGTCCGTGAAGCCGCCGGCCCGGGCCACGGCCTCGAACAGGTTCATGTCGTGATCCACGGTGACCACGCCCTGGCTTTTGACCTCGCCAAGCACCATGGAGGTCTGGCTGCGCATGGTGGAGACGTTCACCATCACCTGGGGATCAACGATATATTTGGCGTAGGCCTTGGCCAGCTCGCCCCGCAATTCGGACACGGTGCGTCCGCCGGCCATCACCTCGCCCACAAGCGGCAGGCTGATGTTGCCGGCGGCATCCACCCGAGCCGAGGTCTTGAGGTCGTCGTTGCGCCACACCTCAATGGACACTTCGTCGCCATAACCGAGCACGGACCGGCGTTGCGGCTGGCCCGTAACGTGCTTTTTGGAAGTGGCCGTCAGCGGGGGCGGCGTGGAATGCGTGGAACAGGCCGAAAGCGCCACGACCAGAGACAGGCAGACCATCGTCACAACGACGCGGCAATAAAGGGGAAAAAAGGCGAAGGCTCGCGGCATGGATTTCCTTGACTGGCTCTTGGACAACTTTCCTGATAAGGGATTTCAGGCGCCCGCGCAAGGCGTGCGACCACATTGTGGTCCGGGCGGTTGTGCGCTATCAGGCGACGCAGCGGCCGTGGGCCGTCAATCCTTAATTTCGCACCCAGGCATATCATGAAATCCATACGCTTTTACTGCGCCCTGCTGGCCGTCTTGTCCCTGTGCCTGCCCGGCCCGGCCTCGGCCGCGACCCTGACCTTTCTCGGCAAGAGCTATTGCCCCATCAAATACGATATCACCTGGCCGTTTAGCACCAATGCCGCCAAGGCGGCCAAACAGGGCACCGGCGTCCAGGCCAACATCTACGAATTGCCCGAAGACAAGAAGAAGGACGAAAAATCCGCTACCGAACTCGGCTCGGACATGAGCCGCCTGCGCATCCTTTCGGCCCCGCTCAAGGTGGGGGACAAGGTGGACGAGGATCAGATCCTCATCACCT
Proteins encoded in this window:
- a CDS encoding polysaccharide biosynthesis protein yields the protein MELRELLRLLWRRRKLMSWVFVVIFCGLALLTVLTETQYVSSAKVYLYHSSTKASLLSRISLDSPMTGSASLTDTERSTYEDLAATVPVLRPVIRELHLTRKRKSLQVLEFIPFVRLLLDHFVPDLGRRPMTYEELTNKSLVHLLFPRPYIKAAMMEDSDILEFSSSADSLELSIALANAAARSFVARETAMRQDECRLLAEAVDKELPRARAAFDQALNEQRDLRRREKIVDLSTAGEQLVTRYYTLTSDRDANRLSLIKARGMLANVKAQLAKRPEFRKTSQSLQRSGLIDSVKLTLRDLYMDLASARTRLTAEHPAVKEIESKIAEAKRIIKDEAQKVFGSETVSTDPTYSYLSERGAEYTAQVAGYESQDEAYATLLAALEKEAEAHPAKLAADALVAVKVDARQTFVNSLNQMASMAAAGEGLDLSLAHMVEPATIPGKINDYMRPKLSLMLAVGVLLGGFLAVVAALVAAYADETVSGTAGALAAGTTPLGSVPRRDRAARAQALRRLREALYPAGADDGGPRLVVVAAADGTVAPAAAYGLALDLGRTVARSGRATLVVDADLRQPGLYAVAGLPAGPGLAEALAGETPLASVLVPGDEQSLWILPASAVPVDGDAADRLMDGPALRRVLAELADRFDRVLVCAAPCSRSGDALALGRLAGAVALVAGLYRTPGAVLAQAASEVLAATGRTPFCLLDGAPADDLTPREQWRVIRRRLRRAKAAPAV
- a CDS encoding polysaccharide export protein: MPRAFAFFPLYCRVVVTMVCLSLVVALSACSTHSTPPPLTATSKKHVTGQPQRRSVLGYGDEVSIEVWRNDDLKTSARVDAAGNISLPLVGEVMAGGRTVSELRGELAKAYAKYIVDPQVMVNVSTMRSQTSMVLGEVKSQGVVTVDHDMNLFEAVARAGGFTDNAGMSTVVLLRPQGDKPHAYILDMRLGTKLGEGVVGFNRYLEGGDILYVPKSTWANVEQFMSRMSSVLNNLVNAERFVIFMPQLRDAMDDLFKGPQSQNTTVVTQSQPVAGEVLSNSQGGVISVQ